One stretch of Cryptosporidium parvum Iowa II chromosome 3, whole genome shotgun sequence DNA includes these proteins:
- a CDS encoding UIM domain and EF hand containing protein that also has a conserved domain between, with product FLNTRMNSFGAINGQGEDDDDLELQRALSESLREFNNTNNILKNNGIQTLDENKKQSKDNNDIEFINNSVTFDDLINYSESMQNELVNILNLNNNNCNNCKKKNDIDSLTQIITGKKVIIDNKLHEHFNETYDPYKDKELKPLPIDNVNEIIEIIFGINGNLLAQDEDIKRWIYHSIEFTCNSIPKIEDDNKTDFFKENRSIFTFKENFKSMNYCLIQQGGGPCGVLASLNGFIISQLIFNPLRLKMIKEKYQEDLVEYLNSISEEDCWEALIQSICMIFFQSSPESKYRVIQYKPYEKMETLQQNRHFDLISNCLIGNGNNLYYYVEYDDIMEVYKFYWRRLKSGIFSNIGSLFSILVSIVGSRTPNQIRLDMDDFTNPLVGMFGHCSQELVNLFITGSAVSNVFDGVKILNDNGGGTVTGAGDTNESLSLKGIYKKSILGYLTEHEALQYCKVGLNYKYPLYPIWIIVNKNHYKCSFSFNFNECILTISQEFIQVMQKAFEKFDTENSGFIFDNQLEKFLNEINLKDCMFELKKFSENGIILWNDLKKCILNLVGIENEEDNQLRGSRTGDNSLISQYKLWTSVYIFDGQNHIGKKLIISTIFPLENYSKTKKLYDKFSSNHKQNDNDKRKSIEELDLISILQTRWGGETVIETKILNL from the coding sequence tggatgaaaataaaaagcaGAGTAAGGATAACAACgatattgaatttatcaataactCTGTAACATTTGAtgatttgataaattattcaGAGTCTATGCAGAATGAATTGgtgaatatattgaatcttaataataataattgtaataattgtaagaaaaagaatgatATTGATTCTTTAACTCAGATAATAACAGGAAAGAAAGTTATTATAGATAATAAATTACACGAACATTTTAATGAAACTTATGACCCCTATAaagataaagaattaaaaccTTTACCCATTGACAATgtaaatgaaattattgaaataatttttggaattaatgGAAATTTATTGGCTCAGGATGAAGACATTAAAAGATGGATCTATCATTCAATTGAGTTTACATGTAATTCAATTCCAAAAATAgaagatgataataaaactGATTTTTTTAAGGAAAATCGATCAATTTTCACTTTTAAAGAAAACTTTAAAAGTATGAACTACTGTTTAATTCAACAAGGAGGTGGTCCTTGTGGAGTTTTAGCTTCCCTGAATGGATTTATTATAAgtcaattaatatttaatccTTTAAGGCTTAAAATGATTAAGGAAAAATATCAGGAAGATCTGGTTGAGTATTTGAATTCTATAAGTGAGGAGGATTGTTGGGAAGCTTTAATTCAATCAATATGTATGATATTTTTCCAATCGTCTCCTGAAAGCAAGTATCGTGTTATTCAGTATAAACCATATGAAAAAATGGAAACACTTCAACAGAATAGACATTTTGACTTGATAAGTAATTGTTTAATTGGAAATGGAAAcaatttgtattattatgtTGAATATGATGATATTATGGAAGTTTATAAATTCTACTGGAGACGTTTAAAATCTGGAATCTTCTCTAATATTGgctcattattttcaatattagtTTCGATTGTTGGTTCAAGAACTCCAAATCAGATTCGCTTGGATATGGATGACTTTACGAATCCTTTAGTAGGAATGTTTGGTCATTGTAGTCAAGAGCTTGTGAATCTATTTATCACAGGAAGTGCAGTATCTAATGTGTTTGATGGTGTAAAGATTTTGAACGATAATGGTGGAGGAACAGTAACAGGAGCAGGTGATACTAATGAATCGCTATCTTTAAAAGGTATTTATAAGAAGTCTATACTAGGTTATTTAACAGAACATGAAGCATTACAGTATTGTAAAGTTggattaaattataaatatccTCTTTATCCTATTTGgattattgttaataaaaatcaCTATAAATGCTCATTCagttttaatttcaatgaATGTATTCTAACCATTTCTCAAGAGTTTATTCAAGTTATGCAAAAAGCTTTTGAAAAGTTTGATACTGAAAATTCTGGATTTATCTTTGATAATCAATTAGAAAAGTTTctaaatgaaattaatttaaaagacTGTATGTTTGaacttaaaaaatttagtGAAAATGGAATAATTCTGTGGAATGATTTAAAGAAGtgtatattaaatttggtGGGAATcgaaaatgaagaagataatCAACTTAGAGGAAGTAGAACAGGagataattctttaataagCCAATATAAATTATGGACTTCtgtatatatttttgatggTCAAAATCATATTGgaaagaaattaatcatTTCTACAATATTTCCACTTGAAAACTATTCCAAAACTAAAAAACTTTACGataaattttcttctaatcATAAACAAAATGACAAtgataaaagaaaatctattgaagaattggatttaatttcaattttacaAACAAGATGGGGAGGAGAGACTGTAATTGAAACTAAAATCTTAAACctataa
- a CDS encoding small protein with possible EF hand domains, calmodulin like gives ACILFRVLGQTITDRDLKTALLEGWPGLDIQSDETKDKGFKKIDTSSLAPIEFDAFIKIFRAKYKIPFDEDTIIEAFQVFDPENTGLMPANSFVKLMTTTGEPVPANDVEDLLLLANVDKDGKFDYTQLAKRLVEGPKNVRVL, from the coding sequence GCATGTATTCTGTTTAGAGTACTTGGGCAAACAATAACAGACCGCGATTTAAAAACAGCATTGTTGGAAGGTTGGCCAGGACTTGATATTCAATCTGATGAAACTAAGGACAAAGGGTTTAAGAAAATAGATACAAGTTCATTGGCTCCAATAGAATTTGATgcatttattaaaattttcagAGCCAAATATAAGATTCCTTTTGATGAAGATACAATAATTGAAGCTTTTCAAGTTTTTGATCCTGAAAATACAGGACTTATGCCAGCAAATTCTTTTGTAAAATTAATGACAACAACAGGAGAACCTGTTCCAGCAAATGATGTTGAAGATTTATTACTACTTGCAAATGTTGATAAAGATGGCAAATTTGACTATACTCAATTAGCAAAGAGGCTTGTTGAAGGTCCCAAGAACGTTCGtgttttataa
- a CDS encoding U5 snRNP 100 kD protein gives MLKIPGLERLDRYENDQSILANKANSDEKDNVVNYDLISSNVEDGKSKKRHRGMLQFEWSNNEDTFSLGSNELYMNRLNIEKMLSERKKKGIRKEDSNGKNDEFLDEKSDLGYFDMTERDWKIFREDYSINVRGKDVPNPIRNWKDCHVLEIQTELIRNIGYEKPTPIQMQCIPIGLKLRDMIGIAETGSGKTIAFLIPLISYVGNKPILDYKTSQEGPYGLILAPARELALQIEDEAQKLLNKTHELKRIRTLSIVGGRNIDQQAFSLRKGVEIIIATPGRMQDCLEKTLTVLVQCSYVILDEADRMIDLGFQDSLNFILDQIPPEIQRTTHMFSATMQKELENIAKRYLNSPINVTIGDIGAGKKSIQQILNFISENKKKSTLINTLNNKELAVPPIIVFLNQKKMVDIVCREIVSHGFKATSLHGGKMQEVRENSLNLFKSGVFDILVSTDVAGRGIDINNINLVINYDFPKSIDTYTHRIGRTGRAGKNGIAISFITPEDSGLFPELKKILLTSNNPIPNELKNF, from the coding sequence ATGTTGAAGATTCCGGGACTAGAGAGGTTAGATAGGTATGAAAACGATCAATCAATATTAGCTAATAAAGCTAATTCGGATGAGAAGGATAATGTTGTTAATTATGACTTAATAAGTAGTAATGTTGAAGATGGAAAGAGCAAAAAAAGACATAGAGGCATGCTACAGTTTGAATGGAGCAATAATGAGGATACTTTTTCATTGGGGtcaaatgaattatatATGAATCGattaaatatagaaaagatGTTAAGCGAGaggaaaaagaaaggaataagaaaagaagataGTAATGGAAAGAATGATGAATTTTTGGATGAGAAATCAGATTTGGGATATTTTGATATGACTGAGAGAGATTGGAAAATATTTAGAGAAGATTACTCAATTAATGTACGTGGCAAAGATGTTCCAAATCCAATACGTAATTGGAAAGATTGTCATGTTTTAGAAATACAAACAGAGttaattagaaatattgGTTATGAAAAGCCAACTCCAATTCAAATGCAATGTATTCCTATTGGATTAAAACTTAGGGATATGATAGGAATAGCAGAAACTGGTAGTGGTAAAACTATAGCTTTTCTAATTCCACTTATTAGTTATGTAGGGAATAAACCAATACTTGATTATAAAACAAGTCAAGAAGGACCATATGGACTTATTCTTGCTCCAGCCAGAGAATTAGCACTTcaaattgaagatgaagctcaaaaattattaaataaaactcatgaattaaaaagaatacGTACTTTATCTATTGTTGGAGGAAGAAATATTGATCAACAAGCATTTTCACTTAGAAAAGGAGTGGAGATTATTATTGCAACTCCAGGTAGAATGCAGGATTGTCTTGAAAAAACATTAACAGTATTAGTACAATGTTCATATGTTATTTTGGATGAAGCTGATAGAATGATTGATTTAGGATTTCAAGACTCTCTCAACTTTATTCTTGATCAGATACCGCCAGAGATTCAAAGAACTACTCATATGTTTAGTGCTACTATGCAGAAAGAGCTTGAAAACATTGCGAAAAGGTATCTTAATTCGCCAATTAATGTTACTATTGGAGATATTGGAGCaggaaaaaaatcaattcaacaaatactcaattttattagtgaaaataaaaagaaatctacgttaattaatactttaaataataaagaattggCAGTACCACcaattattgtttttcttAACCAAAAAAAGATGGTAGATATTGTATGTAGAGAAATTGTATCTCATGGTTTTAAAGCAACTTCTCTACATGGTGGGAAAATGCAGGAAGTTAGAGAAAATAGTcttaatttgtttaaaaGCGGAGTATTTGACATTCTTGTATCTACCGATGTTGCTGGACGTGgtattgatattaataatattaaccTTGTTATAAATTATGATTTCCCAAAATCGATTGATACTTATACTCACCGTATTGGAAGAACAGGAAGAGCTGGGAAAAATGGTATTGCTATTTCATTTATAACACCTGAAGATTCGGGATTATTTCCTGAGCTCAAAAAAATCCTTTTAACTTCAAATAATCCAATACCAAACGAActaaaaaatttttaa
- a CDS encoding P-type ATPase 2, with the protein MNSLDLQVNGMTCTSCATTIKNLLLHYKFVKDVEINIILNSVRVILNKKITLDERKKICDTINNAGFICLLKSSTIMNDMLTLSIDDLKLEERSLESEIIYGSSKDIAEQILNSKGIKFLKLHQIPTEEMKLIVKALENKAGIITIISYLKWGQLCILFDENQITITQIQEILEKSDIWMLSYMKFYCLFGKEKLSCVNNLKIKCIFRLNSDREGISIIQKIYNCLRRRNANIEFNKDFTASIGCIVSGIFGIYNVSVERMNENNLERNLVLMICIDYNPYFISGRNLLKYMNDEVLKNYVNEPILDEQINENKLRKQYSHRLVNSMQIITKCNLDESVNYSSLQKIKDKESRYYVICFTISLILTIMVLLYNFLGDKPFMSKFTRIISFNTIKSLQDQTGLSGISWKYLINLILVTVVVYLCGYTFHKKGIKSMLYLNPNMYSLISLGTNTCYLYSLYMMIYIAIISSKGPENTKIYSDKLPNFFDIACMLITISLFGRILDVHSNLLILRIINNNSNKNEVGENGDSMRYNIKDNFQLLGETKFESLEKVYYHFSNSENCQVLPLASPKDLKKNKEFRSKYKNTEIGQKMNTMSIDSICLDDISPQSMEMKEQSSIINNIVNVDLIDLGDVIILKKDEIVPYDGIVISNDIAVLDESMITGESRIIEKLYGNFISSGSRVLSDNVFIFVTEVGTESTLGKIQKLKIKARESQIELPGIIDIFSRYFVPSIILLSLLAFVVWFLLAYYDKVDPARMFNIDRINFNTEFDNIFKEFPISSRVMFALHFSLSILAISCPCVIGITVPIAVLISTSLTSKKNILVQNTNIFNNIGFIDNIVFDKTGTLTNGRPTVKSIIIDHEHIQEIISTTFNNGYSSKWEKSTDIDFSNSSIETFYINKNSNIQEKNIVFEELFESYLKFWWIIGSCEYYNNHPAGNVLRSFSIRLFNNKEQYKFTQPIDCKYIPGVGMTCIINSMKVLITNQYKHLDQDFSLVSVNSKDYNHYLKSPSNTLEISLDSPENKSTEYSSLYLQNWLKYWSKKGSMIIYIFIGDINNFSDNEHGLINAKNMKLVGAVSMIDEPMFGVESTINYMKKYVTDQIWLCSGDSFYTSNSIASMVSLLKEKFNNF; encoded by the coding sequence atgaattctCTTGATTTACAAGTTAATGGAATGACATGTACGTCATGTGCTACTACAATAAAAAACTTATTATTACATTACAAATTTGTAAAAGAtgttgaaataaatatcattttAAATAGTGTACGtgtaatattgaataagaAAATCACACTTgatgaaagaaaaaagatttGTGACACAATTAACAATGCAGgatttatttgtttattaaaGTCAAGTACAATAATGAATGACATGTTAACTTTAAGTATTGATGACCTTAAGTTAGAAGAAAGAAGTTTAGAAAgtgaaataatttatggAAGTTCAAAAGATATAGCTGAACAAATTTTGAACAGTAAAGGaataaagtttttaaaattacATCAAATACCAACAGAAgagatgaaattaatagtaaaagcattagaaaataaagctGGAATTATTACTATAATAAGTTATTTGAAGTGGGGACAATTATGCattttatttgatgaaaatcaGATTACTATAACGCAGATACAAGAAATTCTAGAGAAATCTGATATTTGGATGCTAAGTTATATGAAATTCTATTGTTTATTTGGTAAGGAAAAGCTTTCATGTGTAAACAatcttaaaattaaatgtaTTTTCCGTTTAAATTCTGATAGAGAAGGTATTAGCATAATACAAAAGATATATAATTGTTTAAGACGAAGAAATGCAAATATTGAGTTCAATAAAGATTTTACAGCAAGTATTGGTTGTATTGTAAGTGGAATCTTTGGGATTTACAATGTATCCGTTGAAAGAatgaatgaaaataatttggagAGAAATCTTGTTCTAATGATTTGCATTGATTATAATCCTTACTTTATTTCTGGGAGGAatctattaaaatatatgaatGATGAAGTTTTAAAAAACTACGTTAATGAACCAATTCTAGATgaacaaattaatgaaaataaattgagaAAGCAATACTCACATAGGTTAGTGAATTCAATGCAAATTATTACAAAGTGTAATTTGGATGAAAGTGTTAATTACTCAAGCCtgcaaaaaattaaagataagGAGTCTCGATATTATGTTATTTGTTTtacaatttctttaattttaactATTATGGTactattatataatttcttgGGTGATAAACCCTTTATGTCCAAGTTTACAAGAATTATCTCTTTTAATACAATCAAATCTTTGCAAGATCAAACAGGATTATCTGGTATTAGttggaaatatttgataaatttaatattagtcACAGTAGTGGTATATTTATGTGGATATACATTTCATAAGAAAGGAATCAAAAGTATGCTATATTTGAATCCAAATATGTATAGCTTAATTTCACTTGGAACAAATACATGCTATTTGTATTCACTTTATATGATGATTTATATAGcaataatatcttcaaaagGTCctgaaaatacaaaaatatattcagaTAAGTTACccaatttttttgatattgCTTGTATGCTTATCACAATAAGCTTATTTGGAAGAATTTTGGATGTACATTCAAATCTACTGATattaagaattattaataataatagtaataaaaatgaagttGGTGAAAATGGAGATTCCATGAGgtataatataaaagataattttcaattacTTGGTGAAACTAAATTTGAATCACTTGAAAAAgtttattatcatttttcaAACTCTGAGAATTGTCAGGTATTACCTTTAGCATCTCCaaaagatttaaagaaaaataaggAATTCCgatcaaaatataaaaatacaGAAATTGgacaaaaaatgaatactATGAGCATAGACTCAATTTGTTTGGATGATATTTCACCTCAATCTATGGAAATGAAGGAACAGAgctcaattattaataatatagtAAATGTTGATTTAATAGATTTGGGGgatgttattattttaaaaaaggaTGAAATTGTACCATATGATGGAATTGTTATTTCTAATGATATCGCAGTTTTGGATGAATCAATGATTACTGGTGAAAGCAGAATcattgaaaaattatatgGAAATTTTATATCCAGTGGAAGTAGAGTATTATCTGATAATGTATTCATATTTGTTACTGAAGTAGGAACTGAAAGTACTCTTGGAAAGATtcaaaagttaaaaataaaagcaAGAGAGAGTCAAATAGAGTTACCTGGAattattgatatatttTCCAGATATTTTGTACCTTCaatcatattattatctttattgGCTTTTGTTGTTTGGTTCTTATTAGCTTATTATGACAAAGTGGATCCAGCTAGAATGTTTAATATTGACAGAATAAACTTTAATAcagaatttgataatatatttaaagaatttccAATTTCATCCAGAGTTATGTTTGCACTGCATTTCTCACTTTCAATATTGGCAATATCTTGCCCATGTGTTATTGGTATTACAGTTCCTATTGCTGTACTTATTTCAACTTCTTTAActtcaaaaaagaatatattggTACAAAacacaaatattttcaataatataggatttattgataatatagTTTTTGATAAAACTGGTACTTTGACAAATGGAAGACCAACTGTCaaatctattattattgatcaTGAAcatattcaagaaataataagTACTACATTTAATAATGGTTACAGTTCAAAATGGGAAAAGTCGACTGATATAgatttttctaattcttctattgaaacattttatattaataagaattctaatattcaagaaaaaaatattgtttttgaagaattattcGAATCTTATTTAAAGTTTTGGTGGATTATTGGATCTTGtgaatattataataatcatcCAGCTGGAAATGTATTAAGATCTTTCTCAATTCGtctatttaataataaagaacaATATAAGTTTACTCAACCTATTGattgtaaatatattccaGGAGTAGGAATGacttgtattattaatagcaTGAAAGTTTTAATTACAAATCAATATAAGCATCTTGATCAAGATTTCAGTTTAGTTTCAGTCAATTCTAAAGATTATAATCATTATCTAAAGAGTCCATCTAATACTTTAGAAATTTCTTTAGATAGTCCTGAAAATAAGAGTACAGaatattcatcattatATTTGCAGAATTGGCTTAAATATTGGTCTAAAAAAGGATCAATGattatttacatttttATTGGTGATATAAATAACTTCAGTGATAATGAACATGGATTAATTAATGccaaaaatatgaaattaGTTGGTGCAGTTTCTATGATTGATGAACCAATGTTTGGAGTAGAGTCtacaattaattatatGAAAAAATATGTAACAGATCAAATATGGTTGTGCTCTGGTGATTCTTTTTATACATCAAATTCAATTGCGTCAATGGtaagtttattaaaagaaaaattcaataatttttga
- a CDS encoding multiprotein bridging factor type 1 like transcriptional co-activator, producing the protein QKITLLNHISKMSQDWNQVVWKKGGSRPKGISKEQDLNQARRKGEEIITEKKFLGGRNASTKQNIPQNAAKLDEDTGDYRIFRVSGEFSRALQQARVAKKLTQAQLAQMINEKASVVNDYESGKAIPNPILVQKMSRCLGVNLPKPAPKKKPDNNNND; encoded by the coding sequence caaaaaattacTCTACTGAAtcatatttcaaaaatgagTCAGGATTGGAATCAAGTGGTATGGAAAAAAGGTGGTTCTAGACCAAAAGGAATATCAAAAGAACAAGATCTTAATCAAGCAAGAAGAAAAGGTGAAGAAATCATTACCGAGAAAAAATTTCTTGGAGGTAGAAATGCATCAACTAAACAAAATATCCCTCAAAATGCTGCCAAATTAGACGAAGATACTGGTGACTATCGTATCTTCAGAGTTTCTGGGGAATTTTCTAGAGCTTTACAACAAGCTAGAGTTGCAAAAAAGCTCACTCAGGCTCAACTTGCACAAATGATTAACGAAAAAGCTAGTGTTGTTAATGATTATGAATCTGGAAAGGCTATTCCAAACCCTATATTGGTTCAAAAGATGTCCAGATGTTTGGGAGTCAATTTACCAAAGCCCGCCCCAAAGAAAAAGcctgataataataataatgattaa